The sequence GGAAGGAGACCATTGATAGGTATAATTTCCTGCACCACCTCTTACAAATGCAATAGCTGACCCATTGGCTGTTCCTTTGCAGGATGCATTTGTTTGTGAGGAAGAAATAACTAGAGCATCAGGTTCTGTGATAGTAAAACTCTGCGTTGCTGTACTTGCATTTGCATCGGTCACTGTAACTGTATATGTTCCAGCAGTTAGTCCTGTTGCTGTAGCAGAACTTCCTCCAGAAGGCGACCAAGAATATGAATATGCTCCTGTACCTCCGGTTACGCTAACCGTTGCTGACCCTGTTGCTCCTCCATGACAGGCAATATTTGTCTGAGAAACTTTCGATGCTACAAGTTCATCGGGTTCTGTAATAGTAAAACTCTGCGTTGCAGTACATGTATTATCATCGGTTACTGTGACTGTATAAGTTCCTGCGCTGAGACCTGTCGCTGTTGCTGAAGTTCCGCCAGATGGAGCCCATGAATAATAATATGAGCCTGTTCCTCCGGTCACGTTCACTGTTGCTGATCCTGTCGCTGCTCCACGACTAGTAATATTAGTCTGAGCGCCTTTTAATGCAATCAAAGCATCTGGTTCTGTAATGGTAAAACTCTTTGTTGCTGTACAAGAATTGGCATCGGTCACCGTAACTGTGTATGTACCTGCAGCAAGCCCTGTTGCTGAGGCATTTCTTCCACCATAAGGAGACCATTGATAGGTATAATTTCCTGCACCACCTCTTACAAATGCAATAGCTGACCCATTGGCTGTTCCTTTGCAGGATGCATTTGTTTGTGACGGAGTGATAACGATAGCATCAGGTTCTGTGATAGTAAAACTCTGCGTTGCTGTACAATTGTTATCATCAGTTACGGTTACGGTATAATTCCCTGCCAAAAGTCCTGAAGCTGTTGCTGCACTGCCTCCAGATGGTGCCCATGAATAGGTATATGATCCTGTCCCTCCACTGGCACTAACTGTTGCTGATCCTGTATTTGCTCCATGACAAACGATATTTGTCTGTCCCGCTGCTGTCGCTGTTAAGGCATCAGGCTCTGTAATTGTAAAGCTTTTAGTTACTGAATTATAATATGCATCGTAAACAGTTACCGTATAGGTTCCCGCAACAAGACCAGAAGCTGTTGCACCATTTCCTCCCGAATGATTCCACCAATATGAATATGGCGCAACTCCGCCAGTTGCGCTTATTGTTATTGATCCTGTATTTGCTCCATGACAGTCAATATTATGTTGCGAAACTAGTGTTGCATCAAGTGCATCTGGTTCGGTAATAGTAAAACTTTGTGTTGCCGTACAGTTGTTTGCATCCCTGACAGTTACTGTATAAGTTCCTTTAGTAAGAAAGTAAGCTGTCGAATCAAACACATATAGCCCAGATGGTGTCCATGAATAAGAATACGGTCCCACTCCCCCAGTTACTGCCACAGTAGCAGAACCATCACTTCCACCAATATAAGATACATTCGTTTGTGATGGAGTAATAACGATAGCATCGGGCTGAGAAACTGAATATGTACTTGTTTTTTCGCAGCCAATTGGGTTGGTAACAGTCACCGTATAATTTCCGGGTGCAAGTCCTGATCTATTTTTTGTAGTTATTCCATTACCCCAATTATAAGTATAGTTTCCATTTGTTGGAACTGTTAAAGTGATTGCACCATTGTTTCCTCCATTACACGAAACATTAGTAATAGATGCTGTATGTTCAATCAAATTGAATTTTATATTCCCCCTAGACTGCCCTCGTTCTTCTGCAATTCTAAATTCAACCTTACTGTTACTATCTAAAAAACCCTGCCAAACATTTGTATGTGACTCGCAACAATTATTGTCTCCAAATACTTGTACATCATCAATAAACAATCTCACCCAATCATCGTGCATTGGAATATCAATTTGATAGTATCCGCAAGGAAATCCTTGTCTTTTTGCACTCCAAGAATGATCATCACCATTTACTTTACATCCTTGGTAACCCGCAACTGAAGACGGAACGTCATAATCTTCGAAATAATCCTCCGAATTAAAACTTAAAGTATTAGCCGTAAAATAACCGGAATAGTCTGCTTGCCAAGCGTCACCGCTTACAGCTCCTTTATTCCAAGCATATACATTCCAAGAATTATTGCCATAAACTGTCGGGTCACCTACTGAAGTTGTAGGAGCGAGAATAATATCAACTGTTCCAAGGGTCGAACAATAGGTAACATTGTCCGTTACTCTTACCGTATAACTTCCTGCCGAAAGCCCTGTTACTGATTGTGTAGTTTGTAATGCTGGTGTATTCCAAAGGTAGCTATAACTTCCAGATCCACCTTTTACCGCTACTGTTGCTGAACCATTTACTGCACCAGTACACGAAGCATTTGTTTGGACTGCAATTGCTTTTGCCTTTTGAAAACATTCACCTATCCCTATATTAGCAAAAACCATATTATGATTGGAGTCCATTACTTCTACATAATAAAGCCCTTGACTTAAATTAGATATTGTTTGAGTACTTTGCCCATTTGACCACGAATATGTGTAAGGAGGAAATCCATTCACAATATTGGCCGTAATTGATCCAGTTGGCGAATTAGAATCTATATCCGTCTTAGTCAAGACAACTTTCATTTGCCCAAACATATTGGCTGAGGCAAAAAGAATAAGAATAAATGTAAAAATTAAATGTAGTTTTTTCTTCATATTTTGGGGTTAGCTTGTTAACTTATACGAGTTAAAATCAACAAAATAAGCTATGTATATTTCTTAGTAAAGCTTAAAAAAATATACTTATAGCATTTTATAGTTTGCTCGCAAAATTAGGCAAGCGAACAAGCTTAAAAGCACTCCAAAAAGTTTTGACAAAGAAAATCTATAGCCCAAAAAGTTTTTTTTGAGGAAAGAAAAAAATTAAAAAGAGAAAATTAGATTTTAAATTGCAACATCGAATTCCTGCTTTTGCAGTTCCGAAGGCAGAGTACCGTGACACTTTTTAAATGCTGCAGTAAATTTGCTGGTGTTTTCGTACCCAAACTTATACGAAATCTCTTTTATCAAGAATTTGTTTTCAATAATAAGCTCTTTAGCCAACATCATTTGTTTTTCCTGAAAATATTTGTAGATTGGTTTTCCAAAAAACTGCTTAAATTCAGACTTAAGCTTGCTTTCTGAAATTTTAAATTTTTCAGCCAGGAAATCAATTCCAGGAAATTTATCATAAAGATTGCTCGTCAAATAATTCTCAACTTTGTTGATGCTGAATTTATCTTCGTAATCAATTGCAAAATGTTTTTCAAACACTTGCTGATCTCTACAAGTTCTTAAAAACCCGAAAATAAGATTTAAAGTACAGAGTTTAAACTGAAGAAAATCGATATGACTAGCCTCATTATTCATATTCATAACCTCATCAAAAATACCGAAGTTTTTCACCAACTCATCCTTCTCCTCAACGGGCCAAGCAATATACGGCTGGTCAGAGGCTATAAACTTATCCAGTTCAGCTTCTGAAAACAAACTGTTTTGAAGCAAGTTTTTCTGCAACCATTCTTCATTAAAATACAAAGTGATGTATTTGTTATTGGCACCCTTAAAATTTACATCACAATTGCGTTCTTTTGGCTTAAAGAATGTCCAGCTATAATTTGCAAAACACAATTGCTTTTCACAAATTTTCAGATCAATTATTGGCTGACTTGTAACATTATTAAGG comes from Flavobacterium sp. KACC 22761 and encodes:
- a CDS encoding AraC family transcriptional regulator, which codes for MLQQTLKKWLNQFKQYFFTYSNGFYHLPYSSKTPEDLVESLANYPFMKHDRVKQSVYANTPFCSGGFNYQKVEEGLWVIYSKMRYKTNVAFDLVYDDPAEMKIEDKGYYMLSLNNVTSQPIIDLKICEKQLCFANYSWTFFKPKERNCDVNFKGANNKYITLYFNEEWLQKNLLQNSLFSEAELDKFIASDQPYIAWPVEEKDELVKNFGIFDEVMNMNNEASHIDFLQFKLCTLNLIFGFLRTCRDQQVFEKHFAIDYEDKFSINKVENYLTSNLYDKFPGIDFLAEKFKISESKLKSEFKQFFGKPIYKYFQEKQMMLAKELIIENKFLIKEISYKFGYENTSKFTAAFKKCHGTLPSELQKQEFDVAI